Below is a genomic region from Phocaeicola salanitronis DSM 18170.
CATACTATACAGGTACAATTTGAAATTGTGTCAGAAATTTTATGGCGTACTTGGATTGTTTGAAGTCGTTTTTCGCAATGCGGTAAATGAACACTATAAGCGTCATTTCGGTGATGAAGATTGGATTCGGACGCAGATTCATGCAGGAGGAATGTTAGAGAGCAGTCCACAGGTATCAGATGTAACCCGTTACATCTCAAAACTATCGGATGCGGGGAAGTACACGCATGACAGGTTGGTATCTTCGGTAAGCTTCGGCTTCTGGACCTATCTTTTCAACAAACAGCCATTTCGGAAAGGCGGTCAGAGTCTATTGGCTATCTTTCCGCACAAGACCAAAGGGTTGGGGCAAAGGGCAATTTACAACGAGTTGATGGAAATCAAAAGTTTCAGGAACCGAATTGCCCACCATGAACCCATATGTTTTGACATGGACGGAAACAAGGACGTGGAATTTGCACAATCCAATTACAACCAAATCCTGAAGTATGTTGGTTTTTTGGGGTACAACAAGAATGAATTGTTCTATGGGTTGGATGTGCTGCCTGACAGGACAATCCAAAAAATAAGAGACCTATAACAATTGAAGCCGGGATTATCCGTTTCAAATATCCCGGCTTCATCCTTGTTTGTCCTTCAGTTTTCCTTTAAGTGCATTGATGATATACCCTTTGGGGTTTCCCTTGTCTCTCGATTTTCCTTTTAGTATAGCCAGTTCACCCATAATGTCCGGCAGTTCGAACTGTGCGGCAATGAAAACAGCCCGGTTGTTCTTGATTTCCTTGTCTGAAAATCCAAGCGAGAGCTTCAAGTAGCCAAGCACTTGCCTGTTCAGATCCCACGAAAGGTTTGTCTGCTTCTGGATTTCCTGCCGGTAGAGGTCATTATCCCTGAAC
It encodes:
- a CDS encoding Abi family protein, coding for MKYKDYEAAFSQARLSRYLNACAGDKNKALILYRYNLKLCQKFYGVLGLFEVVFRNAVNEHYKRHFGDEDWIRTQIHAGGMLESSPQVSDVTRYISKLSDAGKYTHDRLVSSVSFGFWTYLFNKQPFRKGGQSLLAIFPHKTKGLGQRAIYNELMEIKSFRNRIAHHEPICFDMDGNKDVEFAQSNYNQILKYVGFLGYNKNELFYGLDVLPDRTIQKIRDL